The Tachysurus vachellii isolate PV-2020 chromosome 21, HZAU_Pvac_v1, whole genome shotgun sequence region TGGGGCTCCATTTTGTTACCGCTGTGATAACTGTCTGTGAAATCTGTGGAACTCTGTGAAACCTGACCCTTTTGCAGGGAAAACGAGAAGAAGAATTTAGACTACACAAGTCAAATTTTACAAAAGAgcacaaatgaaacaaatctgGTTCCTACCTGAGTGCACTGGACTTTATTTGTTTGGAATTCTTTAAGAAGGGCACATAACTTATCCTTCAAGAAGTTAGCCTCTTGCACATTCTCGATTTGAATGTCATTCtacaaacaaaaagtaaaaatcaagtaaagcaaaaaaaacaaaaataaaaaataaatgaataaaaaaccttCACCTGCTTGATTATATCACAGACCAAGCAGGGTTGAAGGCTGGACTTACCAGTACATCCAAAACATTTTCCATACGTGGAGTTACAGCTGAATCCATGTTGCTTCCAGAGGCCTGTTAAATAAACAGGGTATTTAGTAAGACTCTGTGTGTTGATTTATACCACATATGaagtaaaaacacagaacagatgAAGCTTGTACGTACCTGATTATTTATATAAGGCAATCCCCTTCCTTTCTGCTTATATTTTAAAAGCATGGCATCGACTTGGCtttgggaaaaaacaacaacaaataaataataataatgacgacatgtttattacagtgtcatgctggaacaaatTTGGGTGTCTTGATTCCAGTAAAAGGATTTCTTGACATTACATCATACAATGACATTCTAGACACTTCATTTACATATCAATGGTTTGTGAAAGATTCTCATATTGCTGTTTTGGTCAGGGGTCCACTTATTTTTGGCCATATTTTATAGCTCATCCACACCACACAACAATTACCAACATGGCACAGTGAGTACTGTGTGACCAACCACTGCATATTTCCAAACTGGTACTCAAGCTACATGCACAGAGCAGAGTACAACATTCAGAGGAAGAACCAACTGCCCTCTTCCGCATACGAGTTCAGACAGTCAAAAGCATGCTAATagacaacaacacacaacacccaaACCTTGTAAGTCTATTCTCACCTCTTCTGTGAAAGTGCCATCTCTAGTGGTGAGGCATCAGAGAATCtgctcttccttttcttttttgaagGTAGATCATCTTCATTTGTGTAGAACCTTTGTCGTTTGTTATAGTTTTGCATCTCAAAAGACTCACACCTTTCAGTTTCATTCACATCCTGAAAACCTTCTCTACCTTTCTCTCTATACGGCAGGTTTCTGCCCTGCTGCTGCCTTTCATCCATGCTAGGTCCTGGTCCATGGTGTGACATGTAAATCGGCTCTCGCATCCTCCCACTTTCTTCATAGTCCGCTCCGGTGTCACCAAACCTGTTTTCTGAAATGTTGCCATAATAATCATTGCCTTCCCTACTTTTGTACGATCCTCTGTTGGGACTTGATTCCGGGTACCATTCATCCTTATAAGGCTGTGGATTTCCTTTGTCCATATATCTTTGTCTATCAGGAGTTCCTTCTCCTGGAAAAGCCCCTACATTCATTTCAGCTTCCCAAAAAGGTCTTTCCGTGTATTCTCTCTCATTGTAGGAGTTCCTCTGCCTGCCAGCTTGAGAATACGGGGCATCATATTGGTTATCCCCTAAAGCAGATTGGTGGCCAGGGACATCACCTCTATAGGACTGGTCATATTGGTTATCTTCATGATAATGAGATGGCCTACTGTAAGAATCACCCTCCATATATGATTGATTGTAGAAGTTTTGCTTGCTCCTGTCTCGGCCAGAAGAGGCTCTTTCTTGAACAGAAGATGGACAAGCTTGTGCTGCTATATCAAATGCCCCCaccccaaaaaaaagaaaacacttttatatactaatacaataaaacataattttaaacattaaacataagaGACTGCAGTGCAGAGTACACTTACTCCAAGTACAGCACTCACCTCGATTTCCCACTGATCTTCCTTTTTCTGATCTGATTAGAGGCTGAAAGGAAAATTGACCACCAAAATTAACACTTGCacttaaagtatatatatatatatatatatatatatatatatatatatatatatatatatatatatatgtgtgtgtgtgtctgcagatacatgattttacacacacacacacacacacaccttgtaagGTGTGCTCTCCTTACatcaatcattaaaaaaaggataTTATCTGAGTTCTGCTAGCCTTTTTATTCACTCACCATTGTTTAACAGTGAGGTGACGACATGTAATAAACCTAAAGTTAAGagtcctttttttaaaataattcttcatatacatgtatgtgtatctctcatacatatacatatatatgatgTGTATGTAATTTTGTTAcactcaaacaaaaatatattaacatcCATTTTTAGCATGTTAGAAAAGATAAATGTATGAATACATACCACTGGATTTCCCCATCCTTCTTGTTTCTCTACTATTGCAGCCTTCGCTCTTGCGACAACTCCTGCTTGCTTCTCCGAATTCTTTTCCCATGTCACCAAGTCTGGCCTATGTCGCTCCTGGAAACACATATAGGATGAGACCTGTTTCTGACACTCTagtgaagaagaaagaaatatttaccTTCGAGTCTTACCAAGTATTTCTGCCGGTGTCTGCGACCCACCACATGAGTGGCCATTTCACAGAGGTCCATCTGCACTGTACACAGCCTGCACCTGTAGCGCAGCAGGGTTGAACCATCGTTTGAGATAAAGTCTTCCTCTTGAACCAGGTCACCAAGCCCTAAACATAGTCAGTGCAAGATATTACATAACCTGATAAAGATTGTCTGGAAGaacaaactgtaataaaatatacacacacaatcaaatttAACAGTCATTAAATAAAGCAATCAAatctgaacattaaaaaaaaagatacgtTTCTGATTAAACACAAATCATAAACAAGAGCACTTTAATCTGTtacactatatatctattaCACTATACATCACACAGGAAGCATGCATTTGACTTCCATCTCCCTGGGATGCTAGAACGTCTGCTAGTGAGAGGGAATTACTGAGACCTACATCACAACTCAGTCTTACCTATAATGGGTTCGTTAAGGTTCAGGTACGTCAAGTACTCTTTGATACCGGTCCATTCTGGCAATGGGATTGGATTTGAGATAAGGCCTATAAAATCATGACAAATTAGTCAAGCATAATAGTAAGACCAAATTAAATCAGTAATAAACCTGAGTACTTAAACACAAATGCTAGGTGCAATATCTGATTTTAGTAGATCTTGTACTTGCGCCGTTTAAATTGTGATATCTGGAATTAACAGCTGAAACAAACAGTTTCAGTCATGTGATCAGTTATGGTCCTCTATTTATGGTACTCTATAGACCTGTGCTGATGGCTCAGGTGAACAAAACAttgatgagacaaaaatataatatactggTTGAAATCTTCAAAAACTGGCTCTTGTGGcatcatttctgtcatttggAAAACAACATCAGAATCTGAAAGCCTGAGCATTGCACACCAGGACATACCTACACCAACTCTTTGATCCAAAGCAATGCTTATTTCAGTGGGATTGAACAAACAGCCAGGAAGAAAGGATTCACTGGCAGCACTCTCTGATCAATGTCCACGTTCTTGTATGAGAGCTGGCCTGGTCTTGGTACCAGATGGAAAGAGTTCCACAAAACACATCTGGCTACCAGATACAGCTTACACTGCTTGTCCATCAACCATctcacaaagaagaaaaaacggCTGATCTTAAGGCTTTGGTGTATGTGCACTCTTACAAGGATCTGATTCGTTCACCTAACTCAAAAGCTTCAGTGCCTTTGTATAGGTTTGCTTGACATGGAGGAGTACTTTACATGTTTACCTTTGCTGTGGTTAGGTCATAACCACTGAACAGGGAAACGATCATCGAATGCGGCTGTGTCGGAATCTCCACCATGTTTTTTCACTcagcaattacaaaaaaaaaaataaatcaatacccTTTAAGAACGAGGGCTGGTTCCACTGGAGCGACTGGGTATCCAGATGATTTCATATCACCTGTGTTTCAAGGCTAAAGCAGATCAAACAGAACCATGACAAGTAACAGTTCATCTTAGACCGTATTAAAAGCCTCCTAAACAGGCAAACGGTCTTTTGGTTCTTCGGTAGATGAAGAGAGTCCTCTTCAGCTCTAAACATCACATTTCTGCATTATCATCACATGTATCTTCAGGAAAAATACATTTGCTGATCTCTATTTGACACACAGGTCCAGGTCAACTTCTCCTGCTTCTTTGACATGATATTCATCTGACTTGACATACGTGTTGTCTTTGAGGAGTTAAAACCTTGAGACGCAAGCATAACTTCATGAGTAGACCTTAAAAAGGCTGATCAGAATCCTCGTCTCTGATGTGTAGATAATAATCTAGGACTCCAGGCTCCCAAATGGCTCAAATTCTCAAAGTTAAAGTGCAATGATCCCACAGCGACGTGTGGATAGGAGTCCACAGTGGTACAGTCTGCCATGCTGTCTTTGAGTGGAAATGACTACAGACTTAATTTCCTTGTTACTTGTCTGATACAAAATGAAAGGCAGTTCACTTTGTCCTTGTGGAAATGCAGTCTCTGTGGATCACCTGCCCCTGTCCTGAATAGACAGACCTTTCATCTGAAAAGGGTATCCACCATTGTGGGACCCTTCCTAAAGAGGTCCATTATTCACTCCATGTACCGTGGAGGAACAGGATCAGTTTAGCAGATAGGTATGCGTTATGTGTGAAGGAGAAACTAACGCTGGGAGAAATGAAGGTTAAAATGCATGCAGTAGAAATTTGAGAGCTGAAAAGCTTTCaaaaattgtacatattgtttaAAGTAAGAGATTTAAACACAATTGATCTACAACTGCTTTGTGATTACTCCCTAGATTTGAATTCACCATTATAcagatttttatgtttttttttgttgtgtataATGGGATTTTCTGGTAACTGCTATTAGTCAACAGGCTACTAATGGTATAAATGATCAAACTTGTCTTGACGCATTAAGTGGACTTACCCTTATCAGCTAGagctctctccctctttgtAGAGTTAAGGCCAAAAGTGCATGGAAAAACAGGTACACAGGTGAGTAAAGCATATCATTGCAGAGACTTGAGAGCAGTTTCtctcaaaaacaaaagtaaacatgTTAAATGCAACACTTACATTgcccttttttttaacacaagcgCAATATACGGCAATGTGTTATTGCCAGTGGAAAAAAGCAAAATCTGCTCCTACAATCCATCCAAGTTTAATACTCACcttgtgttttttgtaataaagtaaaattaacATTACTATTTGTCCTGTTGTAGTAAGGATGTaggaaaaaagcaaaacaagcgCAACCACGACAAACAATCCTAACGTCAGATCTATGTTCTCTCCTTCGAGGAATAAACAAGAGTATAAGTGACTATATTGTGTAGGAAGAAAATAGTACAGTGTGTCAGAAGCTCCACATGCAGCTCACAGGGCGTTTCATGTGCTTAGCTGCTCGCATGCTTCAGGATCTTCAAGAACTGggattaaatttgtttttttgctttagttccgatgaaaaataaaattaagagC contains the following coding sequences:
- the si:ch211-13c6.2 gene encoding uncharacterized protein si:ch211-13c6.2 isoform X1; its protein translation is MADLLTVYDDGEANSFIDCTICDKRIRGDTNYKIHVTTLQHLKRERALADKGLISNPIPLPEWTGIKEYLTYLNLNEPIIGLGDLVQEEDFISNDGSTLLRYRCRLCTVQMDLCEMATHVVGRRHRQKYLERHRPDLVTWEKNSEKQAGVVARAKAAIVEKQEGWGNPVPLIRSEKGRSVGNRAAQACPSSVQERASSGRDRSKQNFYNQSYMEGDSYSRPSHYHEDNQYDQSYRGDVPGHQSALGDNQYDAPYSQAGRQRNSYNEREYTERPFWEAEMNVGAFPGEGTPDRQRYMDKGNPQPYKDEWYPESSPNRGSYKSREGNDYYGNISENRFGDTGADYEESGRMREPIYMSHHGPGPSMDERQQQGRNLPYREKGREGFQDVNETERCESFEMQNYNKRQRFYTNEDDLPSKKKRKSRFSDASPLEMALSQKSQVDAMLLKYKQKGRGLPYINNQASGSNMDSAVTPRMENVLDVLNDIQIENVQEANFLKDKLCALLKEFQTNKVQCTQGQVSQSSTDFTDSYHSGNKMEPHREMPDLRRFEDHSFQQHVRYNHDKQGPREYLHTRHGEEAPKSMRQNRVPEEPEYQWNPYREGSAGRSEERMVHHPDDRRVYREAAWNSRPLREEERVYTEQHRYHHDYRSGGDLYDPCEPSSSPPLETGSSTLDKLASTLLELVARKAK
- the si:ch211-13c6.2 gene encoding uncharacterized protein si:ch211-13c6.2 isoform X2; translation: MADLLTVYDDGEANSFIDCTICDKRIRGDTNYKIHVTTLQHLKRERALADKGLISNPIPLPEWTGIKEYLTYLNLNEPIIGLGDLVQEEDFISNDGSTLLRYRCRLCTVQMDLCEMATHVVGRRHRQKYLERHRPDLVTWEKNSEKQAGVVARAKAAIVEKQEGWGNPVPLIRSEKGRSVGNRAQACPSSVQERASSGRDRSKQNFYNQSYMEGDSYSRPSHYHEDNQYDQSYRGDVPGHQSALGDNQYDAPYSQAGRQRNSYNEREYTERPFWEAEMNVGAFPGEGTPDRQRYMDKGNPQPYKDEWYPESSPNRGSYKSREGNDYYGNISENRFGDTGADYEESGRMREPIYMSHHGPGPSMDERQQQGRNLPYREKGREGFQDVNETERCESFEMQNYNKRQRFYTNEDDLPSKKKRKSRFSDASPLEMALSQKSQVDAMLLKYKQKGRGLPYINNQASGSNMDSAVTPRMENVLDVLNDIQIENVQEANFLKDKLCALLKEFQTNKVQCTQGQVSQSSTDFTDSYHSGNKMEPHREMPDLRRFEDHSFQQHVRYNHDKQGPREYLHTRHGEEAPKSMRQNRVPEEPEYQWNPYREGSAGRSEERMVHHPDDRRVYREAAWNSRPLREEERVYTEQHRYHHDYRSGGDLYDPCEPSSSPPLETGSSTLDKLASTLLELVARKAK
- the si:ch211-13c6.2 gene encoding uncharacterized protein si:ch211-13c6.2 isoform X3; translation: MDLCEMATHVVGRRHRQKYLERHRPDLVTWEKNSEKQAGVVARAKAAIVEKQEGWGNPVPLIRSEKGRSVGNRAAQACPSSVQERASSGRDRSKQNFYNQSYMEGDSYSRPSHYHEDNQYDQSYRGDVPGHQSALGDNQYDAPYSQAGRQRNSYNEREYTERPFWEAEMNVGAFPGEGTPDRQRYMDKGNPQPYKDEWYPESSPNRGSYKSREGNDYYGNISENRFGDTGADYEESGRMREPIYMSHHGPGPSMDERQQQGRNLPYREKGREGFQDVNETERCESFEMQNYNKRQRFYTNEDDLPSKKKRKSRFSDASPLEMALSQKSQVDAMLLKYKQKGRGLPYINNQASGSNMDSAVTPRMENVLDVLNDIQIENVQEANFLKDKLCALLKEFQTNKVQCTQGQVSQSSTDFTDSYHSGNKMEPHREMPDLRRFEDHSFQQHVRYNHDKQGPREYLHTRHGEEAPKSMRQNRVPEEPEYQWNPYREGSAGRSEERMVHHPDDRRVYREAAWNSRPLREEERVYTEQHRYHHDYRSGGDLYDPCEPSSSPPLETGSSTLDKLASTLLELVARKAK